A region of the Pseudomonas sp. J452 genome:
CTCCTTCACCCAGTTCGTGCCCGGCCACGTGCACCTGAAGGACCTCGGCCAACTGGTCGCCCGCGAGATCGAGAAGGCCGGCGGCGTGGCTAAAGAGTTCAACACCATCGCGGTCGACGATGGCATCGCCATGGGTCACGACGGCATGCTCTATTCGCTGCCGAGCCGCGAGATCATCGCCGACGCCGTGGAATACATGGTCAACGCCCACTGCGCCGACGCCATCGTCTGCATCTCCAACTGCGACAAGATCACCCCCGGCATGCTGATGGCGGCCCTGCGCCTGAACATCCCGGTGATCTTCGTCTCCGGCGGGCCGATGGAAGCCGGCAAGACCAAGCTGGCCAGCCACGGCCTGGACCTGGTCGATGCCATGGTCATCGCCGCCGACTCCACTGCCTCCGACGAGAAGGTCGCCGAGTACGAGCGCAGCGCCTGCCCGACCTGCGGCAGCTGCTCCGGCATGTTCACCGCCAACTCGATGAACTGCCTGACCGAAGCCCTGGGCCTGGCCCTGCCGGGCAACGGTTCGACCCTGGCCACCCACAGCGACCGCGAGCAGCTGTTCCTGCAGGCCGGCCGCACCATCGTCGAGCTGTGCAAGCGCTACTACGGCGACAACGACGAGTCGGTACTGCCGCGCAACATCGCCAACTTCAAGGCGTTCGAGAACGCCATGATGCTGGACATCGCCATGGGCGGCTCGACCAACACCATCCTGCACCTGCTGGCCGCCGCCCAGGAGGCCGAGATCGATTTCGACCTGCGCGATATCGACCGCCTGTCCCGCGTCGTACCGCAGCTGTGCAAGGTGGCGCCGAACATCCAGAAGTACCACATGGAAGACGTACACCGCGCTGGCGGCATCTTCTCCATCCTCGGCTCGCTGGCCCGTGGCGGCCTGCTGCACACCGACCTGCCGACCGTGCACAGCAAATCCATGGCCGAAGCCATCGCTAAATGGGACATCACCCAGACCGACGATGAAGCCGTGCACCACTTCTTCAAAGCAGGCCCGGCAGGCATCCCGACGCAGACCGCGTTCAGCCAGTCGACCCGTTGGGACACCCTGGATGACGACCGTG
Encoded here:
- the ilvD gene encoding dihydroxy-acid dehydratase, which produces MPDYRSKTSTHGRNMAGARALWRATGMKDEDFKKPIIAIANSFTQFVPGHVHLKDLGQLVAREIEKAGGVAKEFNTIAVDDGIAMGHDGMLYSLPSREIIADAVEYMVNAHCADAIVCISNCDKITPGMLMAALRLNIPVIFVSGGPMEAGKTKLASHGLDLVDAMVIAADSTASDEKVAEYERSACPTCGSCSGMFTANSMNCLTEALGLALPGNGSTLATHSDREQLFLQAGRTIVELCKRYYGDNDESVLPRNIANFKAFENAMMLDIAMGGSTNTILHLLAAAQEAEIDFDLRDIDRLSRVVPQLCKVAPNIQKYHMEDVHRAGGIFSILGSLARGGLLHTDLPTVHSKSMAEAIAKWDITQTDDEAVHHFFKAGPAGIPTQTAFSQSTRWDTLDDDRENGCIRSFEHAYSKEGGLAVLYGNIALDGCVVKTAGVDESIHVFEGSAKIYESQDSAVRGILADEVKEGDIVIIRYEGPKGGPGMQEMLYPTSYLKSKGLGKACALLTDGRFSGGTSGLSIGHASPEAAAGGAIGLVREGDKILINIHERTINLLVSDEEISHRRHEQDKKGWKPVEQRPRKVTTALKAYALLATSADKGAVRDKALLEKLVQ